The Colias croceus chromosome 23, ilColCroc2.1 genome window below encodes:
- the LOC123702431 gene encoding eukaryotic translation initiation factor eIF1 produces MSIQNLNTFDPFADAIKSSEDDVQDGLVHVRIQQRNGRKTLTTVQGLSSDYDLKKIVRACKKEFACNGTVVEHPEYGEVLQLQGDQRENICQWLTKSGLVKPEQLKVHGF; encoded by the coding sequence ATCTCAACACATTCGACCCATTCGCCGATGCTATCAAAAGCTCGGAAGACGATGTTCAAGATGGATTAGTCCACGTCCGGATCCAACAGCGGAACGGACGCAAAACGCTAACAACGGTACAAGGCCTCTCGTCGGACTATGACCTGAAGAAGATTGTGCGGGCATGCAAGAAGGAGTTCGCGTGCAACGGTACAGTCGTGGAGCACCCCGAGTACGGCGAGGTGCTGCAGCTGCAGGGCGACCAGCGCGAGAATATTTGCCAGTGGCTCACCAAGTCGGGGCTTGTTAAGCCCGAGCAACTCAAAGTTCACGGCTTCTAA